The Fortiea contorta PCC 7126 genome has a segment encoding these proteins:
- the pcrA gene encoding DNA helicase PcrA: protein MTTSIDFLSHLNPSQRQAVEHYCGPLLVVAGAGSGKTRALTYRIANLILKHRVAPDNILAVTFTNKAAREMKERVQKLFAEQLAMSEYGQRFDLLPEYEQVKLRSQVYRTTIKDLWCGTFHSLFSRILRFDIEKYQDEKGRRWNRNFSIFDESDVQSLIKEIVNKQLNLDDKKFDHRSVRYAISNAKNQGFSPQEFEREQPNYRGRVIAQVYSCYQDKLAENNALDFDDLILIPTRLFQQNEQVLGYWHRKFCHILVDEYQDTNRTQYDLIRLLVTNGEENKSEWEWRNRSVFVVGDADQSIYSFRMADFTILLEFQEDFGDGLPDDDTRTMVKLEENYRSCENILQAANELIENNTQRIDKILKPTRGAGEDIYCYKADDELAEADFVINQIRTLEHQNPELNWGSFAILYRTNAQSRPFEELLVRNQIPYTVVGGMRFYDRKEIKDVIAYLRAIANPADTVSLLRVINTPRRGIGKTTIDGLVNASQQLGTTLWEILSDETSVNTLAGRATKAVNSFAKMIGTWQTKMATMPVTEVLQGVLEDSGYIQDLQSQGTDESEDRIQNVQELYNAVLQFQEENEDVTLQAFLQSTALSSDLDNLKEGKTAVSLMTLHASKGLEFPVVYLVGLEQGLFPNYRSLSDPAALEEERRLCYVGITRAQERLYLSHARERRLYGSREPAVRSQFLDELPEELLATQHRSRQTYTKSSAVRGVKPSNPENWQVGDRVLHKTFGLGEITHVFGAGNKISVAIKFANLGQKIIDPRVAQLQRVE from the coding sequence ATGACTACAAGTATTGACTTTCTCAGTCATCTCAATCCCAGTCAACGTCAAGCCGTAGAACATTACTGCGGCCCTTTGTTAGTCGTCGCTGGCGCAGGTTCTGGTAAAACACGAGCGCTGACTTATCGGATTGCTAATTTAATTCTTAAACACCGCGTCGCGCCTGATAATATCTTGGCGGTGACTTTTACTAATAAAGCCGCGCGGGAAATGAAGGAGCGGGTTCAAAAACTATTCGCTGAACAGTTGGCGATGTCTGAGTATGGTCAGCGTTTTGATTTGTTACCTGAATATGAACAAGTCAAACTGCGATCGCAGGTTTATCGTACCACAATTAAAGATTTGTGGTGTGGTACTTTTCATAGTTTGTTTTCGCGGATTCTGCGTTTTGATATTGAAAAATATCAAGATGAAAAAGGGCGACGGTGGAATAGAAATTTCTCAATTTTTGACGAATCAGATGTGCAAAGTCTGATTAAAGAAATCGTCAATAAACAGCTAAACTTAGACGATAAGAAATTTGACCATCGTTCTGTCCGCTACGCTATTAGTAATGCCAAAAATCAAGGTTTTTCACCCCAGGAGTTTGAGCGAGAACAGCCAAACTATCGCGGAAGGGTGATTGCTCAAGTTTATAGTTGTTATCAAGATAAGTTAGCGGAAAATAATGCTTTAGATTTTGACGATTTAATCTTGATTCCGACAAGATTATTTCAACAAAATGAACAAGTATTAGGTTATTGGCATCGCAAATTCTGTCATATTCTAGTAGATGAATATCAGGATACTAACCGCACGCAATATGATTTGATTCGCTTGTTGGTGACAAATGGAGAAGAGAACAAAAGCGAATGGGAATGGCGGAATCGCTCGGTTTTTGTGGTAGGTGATGCAGATCAATCAATTTACAGCTTTAGAATGGCTGACTTCACCATTTTGCTGGAATTTCAAGAAGATTTTGGTGATGGTTTACCAGATGATGATACGCGGACGATGGTTAAATTAGAGGAAAACTATCGCTCTTGTGAGAACATTTTACAAGCTGCTAATGAGTTGATTGAAAATAATACCCAGCGGATTGATAAAATTCTCAAACCGACGCGGGGCGCAGGTGAGGATATTTATTGTTATAAAGCAGATGATGAACTCGCGGAAGCCGATTTTGTAATTAATCAGATCCGAACTTTAGAACATCAAAACCCAGAGTTGAATTGGGGAAGTTTTGCGATTCTCTACCGCACAAATGCTCAATCCCGCCCTTTTGAAGAATTATTGGTGAGGAATCAAATTCCTTATACTGTGGTGGGGGGGATGCGATTTTACGATCGCAAAGAAATTAAAGATGTGATAGCCTACTTGAGAGCGATCGCTAACCCGGCTGATACAGTGAGTTTGTTAAGAGTTATTAACACTCCCCGACGCGGGATTGGCAAAACTACCATTGATGGTTTAGTCAATGCTTCCCAACAATTAGGTACAACTTTGTGGGAAATTCTCAGCGATGAAACCTCAGTTAATACTTTAGCTGGACGCGCTACAAAAGCGGTGAATAGCTTTGCGAAAATGATTGGCACTTGGCAAACAAAAATGGCTACAATGCCTGTAACTGAAGTTTTGCAAGGAGTGCTAGAAGATTCTGGTTATATTCAAGATTTGCAAAGTCAGGGTACAGATGAATCAGAAGACCGCATCCAAAACGTCCAGGAACTTTACAACGCGGTGTTACAATTTCAAGAAGAAAATGAAGATGTCACCCTACAAGCATTTTTGCAAAGTACCGCCCTCAGTTCTGATTTAGATAATTTAAAAGAAGGAAAAACAGCAGTATCTTTAATGACATTGCACGCTTCCAAAGGTCTGGAATTTCCCGTAGTTTATTTGGTGGGGTTAGAACAAGGTTTATTTCCTAATTATCGTTCACTGAGTGATCCTGCAGCCTTAGAAGAAGAACGCCGCCTTTGTTATGTGGGGATTACTCGTGCTCAGGAAAGGTTATATTTATCACACGCCCGTGAACGCCGCTTATATGGTTCGCGGGAACCTGCAGTGCGATCGCAATTTCTCGACGAATTACCAGAAGAACTATTAGCTACTCAACATAGAAGCCGACAGACTTATACTAAAAGTAGTGCGGTGAGAGGTGTTAAGCCTAGTAACCCAGAGAATTGGCAAGTAGGCGATCGTGTCTTACACAAAACCTTTGGTTTAGGTGAAATTACGCATGTATTTGGAGCAGGGAATAAAATTTCTGTAGCGATAAAATTTGCGAATTT